Proteins co-encoded in one Polyangiaceae bacterium genomic window:
- a CDS encoding dienelactone hydrolase family protein has protein sequence MPQPQSNHRALRIRRLPTTSVLVCVAACTASSAVRAEADAPATAATPAWCAHELKETSPGVCSYVPEDPRASDTLVIFLHGVIKPDTDWQWAQQRAAMRGARRSGYSVLAPRGRRGIGPAQMKDWWTWPTSVRSENAIGDELRAEWTAARSALETAQGKAFRQVFVVGFSNGAYYATSLALLGKLKVNGYAVFAGGAGAKYLVGPARGTTRRPPIYVGYGLKDRAHKDPASLASALKDLHWPHKVNVRPRGGHSIGDAQLDEALAFLRKGG, from the coding sequence ATGCCCCAGCCTCAGAGCAATCACCGTGCCTTGCGAATTCGCCGCCTGCCAACCACCTCCGTCCTGGTCTGCGTCGCGGCGTGCACGGCGTCCAGTGCCGTGCGTGCAGAAGCTGACGCTCCCGCGACCGCGGCAACGCCCGCGTGGTGTGCGCACGAGCTGAAGGAAACGAGTCCGGGCGTGTGCAGCTACGTACCTGAAGATCCTCGGGCCAGCGACACCCTGGTGATCTTCCTCCACGGTGTGATCAAGCCCGACACGGACTGGCAGTGGGCACAGCAACGCGCGGCGATGCGGGGTGCACGACGCAGCGGCTATTCGGTGCTGGCCCCGCGTGGGCGGCGCGGCATCGGTCCGGCTCAGATGAAAGACTGGTGGACGTGGCCGACGTCCGTGCGCAGCGAGAACGCGATTGGTGACGAACTCCGCGCCGAGTGGACGGCTGCCCGAAGCGCGCTGGAGACCGCGCAAGGCAAAGCGTTTCGGCAAGTGTTCGTGGTCGGATTCTCGAACGGTGCGTACTACGCCACCTCTCTGGCGCTGCTTGGCAAGCTGAAGGTGAACGGCTACGCGGTATTCGCCGGCGGCGCGGGGGCGAAGTACCTGGTCGGTCCGGCCCGGGGAACGACCCGCCGCCCGCCCATCTACGTGGGCTACGGCCTGAAAGATCGGGCGCACAAAGATCCGGCGTCCCTGGCGAGCGCACTGAAAGACCTCCATTGGCCGCACAAGGTCAACGTGCGCCCGCGCGGGGGGCACAGCATCGGCGACGCCCAGCTCGACGAAGCACTCGCCTTCCTGCGCAAGGGCGGATAG
- a CDS encoding MFS transporter, which yields MRPRVLLFITVFNSILGLSVLFPVLPPLGRTLGLSELQVGSLSTSYALMQFLLSPTWGRRSEKVGRKPVLLLGILGFSASFFLFSIVAHYGLSGALAPGAIYGGLLLARLFGGAFSSATLPTAQAYIADTTERDDRTAGMGLIGAAFGLGVVFGPALGAGLSRISLLTPVYFSAGFALVNALFVWLKLPEPQRHVAHTEARRSGALTRRLLPLLLVGFGLSLSSVAMEQTIAFYYQDRLGLTAQETARSVGLALVFYGLVAVFAQGYIVRRGGLSPIALLRIGVPVALVGFVALIFAHQYSFLTSALAIQGLGQGLAMPGVSAAVSLAVGDSEQGAAAGLSSSSHALGRMLGPVVGTSLYQLKPEYPYWFSAGLLVVLLLGLGLLTRSFGHTSKAA from the coding sequence ATGAGGCCGCGGGTCCTGCTTTTCATCACTGTGTTCAACAGCATTCTCGGGCTGAGCGTGCTGTTTCCGGTGCTTCCACCCCTGGGTCGGACCCTTGGCCTCAGCGAGCTGCAGGTGGGCTCCCTGTCGACCAGCTACGCGTTGATGCAGTTCTTGCTGAGTCCAACCTGGGGAAGGCGCAGCGAAAAGGTCGGGCGCAAGCCCGTGCTGTTGCTTGGCATTCTGGGCTTCTCGGCGAGCTTCTTCCTGTTCTCAATCGTTGCCCACTACGGGTTGAGTGGCGCGCTGGCGCCTGGGGCGATCTATGGGGGGCTGTTGTTGGCGCGTCTCTTCGGCGGCGCGTTCTCGTCCGCCACGCTCCCCACGGCTCAGGCCTACATCGCGGACACTACGGAGCGGGATGACCGCACCGCGGGCATGGGGCTCATCGGTGCGGCCTTTGGTTTGGGGGTGGTGTTCGGTCCGGCTTTGGGGGCTGGGCTGAGTCGCATCTCGCTCCTCACCCCCGTCTACTTCTCTGCCGGTTTCGCCCTGGTCAACGCGCTCTTCGTGTGGCTCAAGCTACCGGAGCCGCAGCGCCACGTCGCGCACACGGAAGCGCGACGCTCGGGTGCCCTGACTCGTCGCTTGCTGCCACTCTTGCTGGTGGGCTTCGGTCTCTCGCTGTCGTCGGTCGCCATGGAACAGACGATCGCCTTCTACTACCAGGATCGCTTGGGCCTCACCGCGCAAGAAACGGCTCGCTCCGTCGGACTCGCGTTGGTGTTCTACGGATTGGTGGCGGTGTTTGCGCAGGGCTACATCGTGCGGCGGGGTGGCCTGTCGCCCATCGCCCTGCTGCGCATCGGCGTGCCGGTGGCGCTGGTGGGGTTCGTCGCGCTGATATTTGCGCATCAGTATTCGTTTCTGACGTCAGCGTTGGCCATCCAGGGGCTCGGGCAAGGCTTGGCGATGCCAGGAGTCAGCGCCGCTGTTTCCCTGGCCGTGGGTGACAGTGAACAGGGCGCTGCGGCAGGGCTCAGCTCTTCTTCGCACGCGCTCGGCCGCATGCTGGGGCCTGTGGTGGGAACGAGCCTGTACCAACTGAAGCCAGAGTATCCCTACTGGTTCTCGGCGGGACTGCTGGTAGTGCTCCTGCTCGGACTGGGACTGCTCACTCGCTCCTTCGGCCACACATCCAAAGCCGCCTGA